A region from the Chanodichthys erythropterus isolate Z2021 chromosome 5, ASM2448905v1, whole genome shotgun sequence genome encodes:
- the LOC137020626 gene encoding E3 ubiquitin-protein ligase TRIM62-like, translating into MDAQEELKCPVCVEPFTDPVCLPCGHNFCQTCIRVVWNMDDPKASREGPLFCPECQILLPSDLKLEINSDLQRKVQDVFSKAPSLEGSSHRSRSIIMCDQCIGKTEVAVKSCLTCDASLCSAHTLLHQQREALRGHSLIEVTEDLISFKCKEHGEELKLFCQEDQTTVCCLCIAFGAHKNHQAVTLQKACSEFKKVLETNKSLLLQRKHLAESAMKDLEPLFSEVSENAKAYRLRIVEKYNKIKAQIEEDQKLMLAILETEEFYTKKWLRWRNESLECHVKDINAALRSQVELPLLSVIEQEYSTSDKMKTVEQLVDNLGEVVFHNTQRLWSSLRAVSLDPETAHPELEVSADKLEVHWSKKPTPERKQKTNISSQYSVQAKERFSSGSHYWEVAVWKKPYWLIGLSYASATRDQDSEHLDGDFNSVFCYIYHGNGKYLVCQDSNEKSLAVSKTIQKLGVWVDIPKGAMSFYDGDTLTLLHSFRVEFSGPVCPIFNPCIDINGQNSQPLSIVHLRNKNIS; encoded by the exons ATGGACGCTCAAGAAGAActaaaatgtcctgtttgtgtagagccctttacAGACCCTGTATGCCTTCCATGTGGGCACAACTTCTGTCAAACCTGCATCCGAGTGGTCTGGAACATGGATGACCCCAAAGCATCTAGAGAAGGGCCACTGTTCTGTCCGGAGTGTCAGATCCTCCTTCCTTCTGACCTTAAGCTTGAGATCAACTCAGATCTTCAAAGGAAAGTTCAGGATGTCTTTTCAAAAGCACCTTCGCTGGAAGGATCATCTCATAGGTCACGCTCCATTATCATGTGTGATCAGTGCATTGGGAAGACTGAGGTGGCTGTGAAGAGCTGCCTGACCTGTGACGCCTCCCTGTGCTCTGCTCACACTCTTCTGCACCAGCAGAGAGAGGCTTTACGAGGGCACTCTCTCATCGAAGTAACAGAGGACTTGATTTCCTTCAAGTGTAAGGAGCATGGGGAGGAGCTGAAACTATTCTGTCAGGAGGACCAGACCACTGTGTGTTGTCTGTGCATTGCGTTTGGGGCGCACAAAAACCACCAAGCTGTTACGCTTCAAAAGGCATGCTCAGAATTCAAG AAGGTGTTGGAGACCAACAAATCACTTCTTCTACAGAGGAAACATTTAGCTGAGTCTGCTATGAAAGATTTGGAGCCATTATTTTCAGAGGTGTCG GAAAATGCAAAAGCATACAGACTCAGAATAGTTGAGAAATACAACAAGATAAAAGCCCAGATTGAGGAGGATCAGAAGCTGATGTTGGCCATTCTGGAAACAGAAGAATTTTACACCAAGAAGTGGCTGAGATGGAGAAATGAGTCACTGGAGTGTCATGTTAAAGATATTAATGCTGCCCTAAG GTCCCAGGTGGAATTGCCACTTTTGTCTGTGATAGAGCAAGAATATAGCACCTCAGACAAGATGAAGACAGTCGAGCAGCTGGTTGATAACTTAGGTGAAGTTGTCTTTCACAACACTCAGCGGCTGTGGTCTA GTCTCAGAGCAGTAAGCTTAGACCCAGAGACGGCACACCCCGAGTTAGAGGTCTCAGCAGACAAGCTGGAGGTACACTGGAGTAAGAAACCAACCCCGGAAAGgaaacagaaaacaaacatCAGCTCTCAGTACAGCGTCCAGGCCAAGGAGAGATTCTCCAGCGGCTCCCACTACTGGGAGGTGGCCGTCTGGAAGAAACCCTATTGGTTGATTGGCCTGTCATATGCGTCAGCTACAAGAGATCAGGATTCTGAGCATCTCGACGGTGACTTTAACAGTGTGTTCTGCTACATCTATCATGGAAATGGAAAATATCTTGTTTGTCAGGACTCAAATGAAAAGTCCCTGGCAGTGAGCAAAACAATCCAAAAACTAGGAGTTTGGGTAGATATCCCGAAAGGAGCCATGTCTTTCTATGATGGAGATACGCTAACTTTGCTCCACTCATTCCGTGTTGAGTTTTCTGGCCCAGTTTGTCCCATTTTTAATCCTTGTATTGACATAAATGGCCAAAACTCTCAGCCTCTTTCCATTGTCCATTTACGAAACAAAAATATTTCGTAA